One window of the Conexibacter sp. SYSU D00693 genome contains the following:
- a CDS encoding MCE family protein has protein sequence MTLRTQIRRYIVPFAAIFGLLVIAAAVGGIVLDNQRLRWPWDDVYSVEVELPTGQALTPGQGQTVTVAGVQVGEIGNVELRNGRAVVRLDIERRELGAVHADAKVLVRPKTGLQDMTIDMDPGTSRAPVLGEDDVLPVDRATPSVNVDEVLAGLDTDVRGYVKGLLQGFGDGLRGDRALNLRSLLRTSQPALARTKELTQAIAARRVELRRLVSGLADVSDRLADQGGDLTKLVEQGNTTFAALGSQDAALRSALSKLPGTLDEANAALATARPLARELRPALQRLTPTAEKLRGALDDLRPLARTGTPALGQLRGLSREAQPLAGNLQTALTNLQPLTPDLNRAFSVLRYVTNELVHNPEGKEEGYLFWLAWFAHNVNSMTSTQDANGGGWRGQLVFSCSNVQVGQLLLPLLAPAAQAGICPK, from the coding sequence GTGACGCTGCGGACCCAGATCCGGCGCTACATCGTCCCCTTCGCGGCGATCTTCGGCCTGCTCGTGATCGCGGCGGCGGTCGGCGGCATCGTGCTCGACAACCAGCGCCTGCGCTGGCCGTGGGACGACGTCTACTCCGTCGAGGTCGAGCTGCCCACGGGCCAGGCGCTGACGCCCGGCCAGGGCCAGACCGTGACCGTCGCGGGCGTCCAGGTCGGCGAGATCGGCAACGTCGAGCTGCGCAACGGCCGCGCGGTCGTGCGGCTGGACATCGAGCGCCGCGAGCTCGGAGCGGTGCACGCCGACGCCAAGGTCCTCGTGCGCCCCAAGACCGGCCTGCAGGACATGACGATCGACATGGACCCGGGCACCTCCCGCGCCCCGGTCCTCGGTGAGGACGACGTCCTGCCGGTCGACCGCGCCACGCCCTCGGTGAACGTCGACGAGGTCCTCGCCGGCCTCGACACCGACGTGCGCGGCTACGTCAAGGGCCTGCTCCAGGGCTTCGGGGACGGCCTGCGGGGCGACCGGGCGCTGAACCTCCGCTCGCTGCTGAGGACCTCGCAGCCGGCGCTCGCCCGCACGAAGGAGCTCACCCAGGCGATCGCCGCGCGACGCGTCGAGCTGCGCCGGCTCGTCAGCGGCCTCGCCGACGTCTCCGACCGCCTGGCCGACCAGGGCGGCGACCTCACGAAGCTCGTCGAGCAGGGCAACACGACCTTCGCGGCGCTCGGCTCCCAGGACGCGGCGCTGCGCTCGGCGCTGTCCAAGCTCCCGGGCACGCTCGACGAGGCCAACGCGGCACTCGCGACCGCGCGGCCGCTGGCCCGCGAGCTGCGCCCGGCCCTCCAGCGCCTGACCCCGACCGCCGAGAAGCTGCGCGGCGCGCTCGACGACCTGCGCCCGCTCGCCAGGACCGGCACGCCGGCGCTCGGCCAGCTGCGCGGCCTGAGCCGGGAGGCCCAGCCGCTGGCGGGGAACCTGCAGACCGCGCTCACGAACCTCCAGCCCCTGACGCCGGACCTCAACCGTGCGTTCTCGGTCCTGCGCTACGTGACCAACGAGCTGGTCCACAACCCGGAGGGCAAGGAGGAGGGCTACCTCTTCTGGCTCGCCTGGTTCGCCCACAACGTCAACTCCATGACCTCCACCCAGGACGCCAACGGCGGCGGCTGGCGCGGCCAGCTCGTCTTCAGCTGCTCCAACGTCCAGGTCGGCCAGCTGCTCCTGCCCCTCCTCGCCCCCGCCGCCCAGGCCGGGATCTGCCCCAAGTAG
- a CDS encoding GNAT family N-acetyltransferase: MVRRVRLDGGATAIRPLALSDLDEMTALVARNREHLAPWDPIRPERWWTREGQADQLRRDVAAWDAGVGFAFAVLDREEGDRIVGRQALANVVRGPWRNATLGWWTSVDATGKGHATSAARLVLRFAFEVAGLHRVQPAVIPRNARSIRVAEKAGFRREGRALRYLEIAGAWEDHDIFAMTAEEWPGPLEGPPS; encoded by the coding sequence ATGGTGCGGCGGGTCAGGCTCGACGGCGGGGCGACGGCGATCCGCCCCTTGGCGCTCTCGGACCTCGACGAGATGACCGCGCTGGTCGCCCGCAACCGCGAGCACCTCGCCCCGTGGGACCCGATCCGCCCCGAGCGGTGGTGGACACGCGAGGGCCAGGCCGACCAGCTGCGCCGCGACGTCGCGGCGTGGGACGCGGGCGTGGGCTTCGCCTTCGCGGTCCTCGACCGCGAGGAGGGCGACCGCATCGTCGGCCGCCAGGCGCTGGCCAACGTCGTGCGCGGGCCGTGGCGCAACGCGACGCTCGGGTGGTGGACGTCGGTCGACGCGACGGGCAAGGGCCACGCCACGAGCGCGGCGCGGCTCGTCCTGCGCTTCGCCTTCGAGGTCGCCGGCCTGCACCGCGTTCAGCCCGCCGTCATCCCCCGCAACGCGCGGTCGATCCGGGTGGCCGAGAAGGCGGGCTTCCGGCGCGAGGGCCGCGCGCTGCGCTACCTCGAGATCGCCGGCGCGTGGGAGGACCACGACATCTTCGCCATGACCGCCGAGGAGTGGCCGGGACCGCTCGAGGGCCCGCCCTCGTAG
- a CDS encoding MlaD family protein, translating to MRRLLTTGAVALVAGGGTFLAVGAGDDESASGYRVDALFRNAGFLVPGQDVKVAGAKVGQVEDVTLDGRRARIQMRVDEEFGPFKADARCTIQPQSLIGEKFVQCTPGTADAKPLAARGDAVPTMGLDQTTTPIDLDLVLGALREPTTTQTALLVSALGGGLAGRAEDLNATIREADPAFAETEKLLTQVNGERRTIQALLRDADRVVDVLADRREDVADFVRDARRATGATSRRSAELRETVRGLPALLDEARPSLAQLRALGEDGTSVAADLAAAAPAAERLVDRLGPFAKEVQPTLTQLGTTARAGRRAVGPVAPQVRRLARFATAARPAGAQLAELFESMRDRGAVEGLLRFVYYATTATARYDSVSHILPAYLQAVDACNLYAVVTIKSCDAHFAEGGRSATPARQRRAKAKSESAPEREQAPAAPVTTPAPQAPAKEPEKPGTLDGLLKDLPKTVQDLPKAIQELPKALQDTVKDLVEGTKGLLDGKKDQPAQGQQPSGGAVDRLLDLLLGP from the coding sequence GTGAGGCGGCTCCTCACCACGGGCGCCGTGGCGCTCGTCGCCGGCGGCGGCACGTTCCTGGCGGTCGGCGCCGGCGACGACGAGTCGGCGTCGGGGTACCGCGTCGACGCCCTGTTCCGCAACGCGGGCTTCCTCGTGCCGGGCCAGGACGTCAAGGTCGCCGGCGCGAAGGTCGGCCAGGTCGAGGACGTGACGCTCGACGGCCGCCGCGCGCGCATCCAGATGCGCGTCGACGAGGAGTTCGGCCCGTTCAAGGCCGACGCGCGCTGCACGATCCAGCCCCAGTCGCTGATCGGCGAGAAGTTCGTGCAGTGCACGCCCGGCACGGCGGACGCCAAGCCGCTGGCGGCGCGCGGCGACGCCGTCCCGACGATGGGCCTGGACCAGACCACCACGCCGATCGACCTCGACCTCGTGCTCGGCGCCCTGCGCGAGCCGACCACGACGCAGACCGCGCTCCTGGTCAGCGCCCTGGGCGGCGGCCTGGCCGGCCGCGCCGAGGACCTCAACGCCACGATCCGCGAGGCCGACCCGGCCTTCGCCGAGACCGAGAAGCTGCTGACGCAGGTCAACGGCGAGCGCCGCACGATCCAGGCACTGCTGCGCGACGCCGATCGCGTCGTCGACGTGCTGGCCGACCGCCGCGAGGACGTCGCCGACTTCGTGCGCGACGCGCGCCGCGCCACCGGCGCGACGAGCCGCCGCTCCGCCGAGCTGCGCGAGACGGTCCGCGGCCTCCCGGCGCTGCTCGACGAGGCCCGGCCGTCGCTGGCGCAGCTGCGCGCGCTGGGCGAGGACGGCACCTCCGTCGCCGCCGACCTCGCCGCCGCCGCGCCCGCCGCCGAGCGCCTGGTCGACCGCCTCGGGCCGTTCGCCAAGGAGGTCCAGCCGACGCTGACCCAGCTCGGCACGACCGCCCGCGCGGGCCGCCGCGCCGTCGGCCCGGTCGCCCCGCAGGTCCGCCGCCTGGCCCGCTTCGCCACCGCCGCACGGCCCGCCGGCGCCCAGCTCGCCGAGCTCTTCGAGTCGATGCGCGACCGCGGCGCGGTCGAGGGCCTGCTGCGCTTCGTCTACTACGCCACGACGGCGACGGCCCGCTACGACAGCGTCTCCCACATCCTGCCCGCGTACCTGCAGGCGGTGGACGCCTGCAACCTCTACGCGGTCGTCACGATCAAGAGCTGCGACGCGCACTTCGCCGAGGGCGGACGCTCCGCCACGCCGGCCAGGCAGCGCAGGGCGAAGGCCAAGAGCGAGTCGGCGCCCGAGCGCGAGCAGGCGCCCGCCGCGCCCGTCACGACGCCGGCGCCGCAGGCCCCGGCCAAGGAGCCCGAGAAGCCCGGGACGCTCGACGGGCTGCTCAAGGACCTCCCGAAGACCGTCCAGGACCTGCCCAAGGCGATCCAGGAGCTGCCCAAGGCGCTCCAGGACACCGTCAAGGACCTCGTCGAGGGCACGAAGGGCCTGCTCGACGGCAAGAAGGACCAGCCCGCGCAGGGCCAGCAGCCCTCCGGCGGGGCCGTGGACCGCCTCCTCGACCTCCTCCTGGGGCCGTAG
- a CDS encoding MlaD family protein, which translates to MRARGISPFKAGALTLVVVAVVCWAGFTKLTLPFGSHYEVKAIFRTAATEVKKGTPVRIAGVDVGKVQAVEPGPGGTAEVTLRMQDEGRPLHRDATMKIRPRLFLEGNFFVDVRPGSPGQPELADGATVPLTQTAIPVQLDEVLSTLQRDSRQDLKATVEGLTKALDEGGADAVRAGVRDWTGAFQGTALTAEAMRGARPGDLGRFVERQAQVSRALAVRDRELADLVTGFARTVTALGSSRQDLGASLRALDRTVSTATPALREVRATLPALRTFADTLRPALRAAPSTIDEARPFVRAGSGLLGDAELPALTRRLRPALASLETVTPQLDELLGRVTPISTCVSRSVVPVLNAQVDDGKLSTGLPIWRELTSMGAGLASSGGNFDGNGGQIRYLAGGAENLVTTALPGIGDLYALTSEPLLGARPRWTPNTEPPFAPEAKCEEQALPDLRADSAPAPAQKRLGLSRKERSSAVSGAIKRLRKLDTRKELRSALAKARQADRRAAK; encoded by the coding sequence ATGAGGGCGCGCGGCATCTCCCCGTTCAAGGCCGGCGCCCTGACCCTCGTGGTCGTCGCGGTCGTCTGCTGGGCGGGCTTCACGAAGCTCACGCTGCCCTTCGGCTCGCACTACGAGGTCAAGGCGATCTTCCGCACGGCCGCGACCGAGGTGAAGAAGGGCACGCCGGTGCGCATCGCGGGCGTCGACGTCGGCAAGGTCCAGGCCGTCGAGCCCGGGCCGGGCGGCACCGCCGAGGTGACGCTGCGGATGCAGGACGAAGGCCGTCCGCTGCACCGCGACGCCACGATGAAGATCCGCCCGCGGCTCTTCCTCGAGGGCAACTTCTTCGTGGACGTCCGCCCCGGCTCCCCGGGTCAGCCCGAGCTCGCGGACGGTGCGACGGTCCCGCTCACCCAGACGGCCATCCCCGTCCAGCTCGACGAGGTCCTCAGCACGTTGCAGCGCGACTCGCGCCAGGACCTGAAGGCGACCGTCGAGGGCCTCACGAAGGCCCTGGACGAGGGCGGCGCCGACGCCGTGCGGGCCGGCGTGCGCGACTGGACCGGCGCCTTCCAGGGCACCGCGCTCACCGCCGAGGCGATGCGCGGCGCGCGGCCCGGCGACCTCGGCCGGTTCGTCGAGCGCCAGGCGCAGGTCTCGCGTGCCCTGGCCGTCCGCGACCGCGAGCTCGCCGACCTCGTCACCGGCTTCGCGCGCACGGTGACGGCGCTGGGCTCCTCGCGCCAGGACCTCGGCGCCTCCCTGCGCGCGCTGGACCGCACGGTGTCGACCGCGACGCCGGCGCTGCGCGAGGTCCGGGCCACGCTGCCGGCGCTGCGGACGTTCGCCGACACGCTGCGCCCGGCGCTGCGGGCGGCGCCGTCGACGATCGACGAGGCGCGACCCTTCGTCCGCGCCGGCTCGGGCCTGCTGGGCGACGCCGAGCTGCCCGCCCTGACGCGCCGGCTGCGCCCGGCGCTCGCCTCGCTCGAGACGGTCACCCCGCAGCTGGACGAGCTGCTGGGCCGCGTCACGCCGATCTCCACCTGCGTCTCGCGCAGCGTCGTCCCGGTGCTCAACGCCCAGGTCGACGACGGCAAGCTCTCGACGGGCCTGCCGATCTGGCGCGAGCTGACGAGCATGGGCGCCGGCCTGGCGTCCTCCGGCGGCAACTTCGACGGCAACGGCGGCCAGATCCGCTACCTCGCCGGCGGCGCCGAGAACCTCGTCACCACGGCCCTGCCGGGCATCGGCGACCTCTACGCCCTGACGTCCGAGCCGCTGCTCGGGGCCCGCCCGCGGTGGACGCCGAACACCGAGCCGCCCTTCGCGCCCGAGGCCAAGTGCGAGGAGCAGGCGCTGCCGGACCTGCGGGCGGACAGCGCCCCCGCGCCGGCCCAGAAGCGCCTGGGCCTGTCGCGCAAGGAGCGCAGCTCCGCGGTGAGCGGCGCGATCAAGCGCCTGCGCAAGCTCGACACGCGCAAGGAGCTCAGGAGCGCGCTGGCCAAGGCCCGCCAGGCCGACCGGAGGGCCGCGAAGTGA
- a CDS encoding MlaD family protein, with protein sequence MPKTGFTVGRVLTMVGFALSCFGLLLFLWLSFGGASPLKPKGYRVDVLLDEATQLSEQADVRISGVPVGKVVKHRRDGDRTRATLELQRTVAPLPSDTRVVARQKTLLGETYIELTPGHKSARPLPEGGTLARGQVQPTVELDEVLQALDAPSRRNLQGWLQSWEKAFDGRGQDLNDAVGHLPGLAQDGGDLLATMDAQGRAVRQLVRDAGTVLGTVGERDEATQELVQAGDEVLRTTAAQTDDLRATVRVLPSFMSALRASSASAQTLSKDIVGPLEDLRPVGRMLRSTLERSAVLGDDLRAVSRDIRPAIRAAKEGVPAATSIVRAAGPLMDRLDPLSRHVRPVASFLDDYRRQFTASWPSVAAATEPIAPTASGREAHYLRLTTPLWNEATALFPERLATNRANPYPSPGNEAREKDRGVREAFDCSHTSNALNLPALGPGAPPCLQQEPYTAGGDTGRFPKLKPAAP encoded by the coding sequence ATGCCGAAGACCGGGTTCACCGTCGGGCGCGTCCTCACCATGGTGGGCTTCGCGCTGTCCTGCTTCGGGCTGCTGCTCTTCCTGTGGCTGAGCTTCGGCGGCGCCTCGCCGCTCAAGCCCAAGGGCTACCGGGTCGACGTCCTGCTCGACGAGGCCACGCAGCTCTCCGAGCAGGCCGACGTGCGCATCAGCGGCGTCCCCGTCGGCAAGGTCGTCAAGCACCGCCGCGACGGCGACCGCACGCGGGCGACGCTCGAGCTCCAGCGCACCGTCGCGCCCCTGCCGTCCGACACGCGCGTCGTCGCGCGCCAGAAGACGCTGCTCGGCGAGACGTACATCGAGCTCACCCCGGGCCACAAGTCGGCCAGGCCGCTGCCCGAGGGCGGCACGCTCGCCCGCGGCCAGGTGCAGCCGACCGTCGAGCTCGACGAGGTCCTCCAGGCCCTCGACGCGCCGTCACGGCGCAACCTCCAGGGCTGGCTGCAGAGCTGGGAGAAGGCCTTCGACGGCCGGGGCCAGGACCTCAACGACGCCGTCGGCCACCTGCCGGGCCTCGCCCAGGACGGCGGCGACCTCCTCGCGACCATGGACGCCCAGGGCCGCGCGGTGCGCCAGCTCGTGCGCGACGCGGGCACCGTCCTCGGGACGGTCGGCGAGCGCGACGAGGCCACGCAGGAGCTCGTCCAGGCCGGCGACGAGGTGCTGCGCACCACCGCCGCGCAGACCGACGACCTCCGGGCGACGGTCCGGGTGCTGCCGTCGTTCATGTCGGCGCTGCGCGCCTCGTCGGCCAGCGCCCAGACCCTCTCCAAGGACATCGTCGGCCCGCTCGAGGACCTGCGGCCGGTCGGCCGGATGCTGCGCTCCACGCTCGAGCGCAGCGCCGTGCTGGGCGACGACCTGCGCGCGGTCTCGCGCGACATCCGCCCGGCGATCCGCGCCGCGAAGGAGGGCGTGCCCGCGGCGACGTCGATCGTGCGCGCCGCCGGCCCGCTGATGGACCGCCTCGACCCGCTGTCGCGCCACGTGCGCCCGGTCGCGTCGTTCCTCGACGACTACCGCCGCCAGTTCACCGCCTCGTGGCCGTCGGTGGCCGCGGCGACCGAGCCGATCGCCCCCACCGCCTCGGGCCGTGAGGCGCACTACCTGCGCCTCACGACGCCGCTGTGGAACGAGGCGACGGCGCTCTTCCCCGAGCGCCTGGCGACGAACCGCGCCAACCCGTACCCCTCACCGGGCAACGAGGCGCGCGAGAAGGACCGCGGCGTGCGCGAGGCCTTCGACTGCAGCCACACGTCCAACGCGCTGAACCTGCCGGCCCTCGGCCCGGGCGCGCCGCCGTGCCTGCAGCAGGAGCCCTACACCGCCGGTGGCGACACCGGCCGCTTCCCGAAGCTCAAGCCCGCGGCGCCCTAG
- a CDS encoding RNA polymerase sigma factor — MPPTAVAAAGPRLARTAAAARLSPRAERAAVRRALRGDEAALDVLFRAHWPAAYRAAWLVVRDPHAAEDIAQEAFVAAVRALERFDRRRPFGPWLRTIVARRAIDAQRSRALRREVGDAPLEALPAPEDGPPDDALLAAVAALPDDQRTVVALRHLLELTPTEIGELLGVPRGTVNSRLRRALDALAQELAR, encoded by the coding sequence GTGCCGCCGACCGCCGTCGCCGCCGCCGGACCGCGCCTCGCGCGCACCGCGGCCGCGGCGCGGCTGAGCCCGCGCGCCGAACGGGCGGCCGTCCGCCGGGCGCTGCGCGGCGACGAGGCGGCGCTCGACGTCCTGTTCCGCGCGCACTGGCCCGCCGCCTACCGCGCGGCCTGGCTCGTCGTCCGCGATCCCCACGCCGCGGAGGACATCGCGCAGGAGGCGTTCGTCGCGGCGGTCCGCGCGCTCGAGCGCTTCGACCGCCGGAGGCCCTTCGGGCCGTGGCTGCGCACGATCGTGGCGCGGCGGGCGATCGACGCCCAGCGCTCGCGCGCCCTGCGCCGCGAGGTCGGCGACGCCCCACTCGAGGCGCTGCCAGCGCCCGAGGACGGACCGCCCGACGACGCGCTGCTCGCCGCCGTCGCCGCCCTGCCCGACGACCAGCGCACGGTCGTCGCGCTGCGCCACCTGCTCGAGCTGACCCCGACCGAGATCGGCGAGCTGCTCGGCGTGCCGCGCGGCACGGTGAACTCGCGGCTGCGCCGCGCGCTCGACGCGCTCGCCCAGGAGCTCGCGCGATGA
- a CDS encoding MlaD family protein: MGVRRPQSSIVANPVLVGALTVLVVVVAVFLSYNANSGLPFVPTYKIDVVVPDAAQVVPGNDVRIGGSRVGVVTEVEAEPGPDGTPAARLQLALEKAAEPLPVDTRAMVRLRSNLGLKYVELRPGDSTRDLPAGGEIGLRQSTGVVDFDDAISAFDAPTRDALKGVVRDLGTGLAGREADVGRTIEELPRTSRSLRSVAALLRSPRTDLPGFLRSAESAAAALAPVSQPLGSLMRAGARTFSAIADEDAAVDATLAQAPEVTRVSTAGFRAARPIFAQAAGLLRDAAPGVRVLSTSATRLANGLRAAGPALRDARPLARDLQPTLDALRTLATRPSTTRSLTNLTPVVADVDHALQTIAPMQTRCNYLGLWGRNVPSVVSEGDRMGTWFRFIPIVELSEDLQSPRPAANNHRLIDEDTGAGGECEPGNETYFTASGGGPAPGTQPGRTETTSPPAEARR; this comes from the coding sequence ATGGGCGTCCGCCGGCCGCAGAGCTCCATCGTCGCCAACCCCGTCCTCGTCGGGGCGCTCACCGTGCTCGTCGTGGTGGTGGCGGTGTTCCTCTCCTACAACGCCAACAGCGGCCTGCCGTTCGTCCCGACCTACAAGATCGACGTCGTGGTGCCGGACGCCGCGCAGGTCGTGCCCGGCAACGACGTGCGCATCGGCGGCTCGCGCGTGGGCGTCGTGACGGAGGTCGAGGCGGAGCCCGGCCCGGACGGCACGCCGGCCGCCCGCCTGCAGCTCGCGCTCGAGAAGGCCGCCGAGCCACTGCCCGTCGACACCCGCGCGATGGTGCGCCTGCGCTCCAACCTCGGCCTCAAGTACGTCGAGCTGCGCCCCGGCGACAGCACGCGGGACCTGCCCGCAGGTGGGGAGATCGGGCTGCGCCAGAGCACCGGCGTCGTCGACTTCGACGACGCGATCTCCGCCTTCGACGCGCCGACGCGCGACGCGCTCAAGGGCGTCGTGCGCGACCTCGGCACCGGCCTGGCCGGCCGGGAGGCCGACGTGGGGCGCACGATCGAGGAGCTGCCGCGCACCAGCCGCAGCCTGCGCTCGGTGGCCGCGCTGCTGCGCTCTCCCCGGACCGACCTCCCCGGCTTCCTGCGCAGCGCCGAGTCGGCCGCCGCCGCGCTCGCCCCGGTGAGCCAGCCGCTGGGCTCGCTCATGCGCGCCGGCGCCCGGACGTTCTCGGCGATCGCCGACGAGGACGCCGCGGTCGACGCGACGCTCGCCCAGGCACCCGAGGTCACGCGCGTCTCGACCGCCGGCTTCCGCGCCGCCCGCCCGATCTTCGCCCAGGCCGCCGGCCTGCTGCGCGACGCCGCCCCCGGCGTGCGGGTGCTGTCGACGAGCGCGACGCGGCTGGCGAACGGGCTGCGCGCGGCCGGCCCCGCCCTCCGGGACGCGCGGCCGCTGGCGCGCGACCTGCAGCCGACGCTCGACGCCCTGCGGACGCTCGCGACCCGGCCGTCGACGACCCGCTCGCTGACGAACCTGACGCCGGTCGTCGCCGACGTCGACCACGCCCTGCAGACCATCGCGCCGATGCAGACGCGCTGCAACTACCTCGGGCTGTGGGGCCGCAACGTCCCGTCGGTCGTCAGCGAGGGCGACCGGATGGGCACGTGGTTCCGCTTCATCCCGATCGTCGAGCTCTCCGAGGACCTCCAGAGCCCGCGGCCGGCGGCCAACAACCACCGGCTCATCGACGAGGACACGGGCGCCGGCGGCGAGTGCGAGCCGGGCAACGAGACGTACTTCACCGCGTCGGGCGGCGGCCCGGCCCCGGGCACCCAGCCCGGCCGCACGGAGACGACGAGCCCGCCGGCGGAGGCCCGCCGATGA
- a CDS encoding PD40 domain-containing protein, giving the protein MTGPDLDRLREAPAPGEGEARGRTREVLRAAHRGRPAPPRRVGVARVLAPALATLLVLGLVLTAPGDAVADWLRQRVREVVGTERTTPRPTPAAGVPGTGRLLTASWRGFGVLGREGLEGGAIGPVDAAAWSPRGRFVVVVRGAALTAYAPRARPDARWTVVAPRVGRRRLRAPVWSPSGYRIAYLAPSTKRGRMVLRVVAGDGTGDHAVAAAGVARPAWVVDPRASGRHLVAYADDRRRVVLRDADTMVPVWRSRPVPVGRPLRIVPSADGRLLAAQTSVGTTLVDARSGGLHGHLGPFARRTREEGLAARPGGGWAVVRRVAGTAERRVVRVDRRGRSRLLVAVPGPVRGLAWSPDGRWLAVGSVRADALLFLRPGPEGLAAARSLDGAADRYGGGRMALEDPALPGTSAGPFPRVEGWCCAR; this is encoded by the coding sequence ATGACCGGCCCGGACCTCGACCGGTTGCGCGAGGCGCCGGCGCCGGGCGAGGGCGAGGCGCGCGGGCGCACCCGCGAGGTCCTCCGCGCCGCCCACCGCGGACGGCCGGCGCCGCCGCGGCGCGTCGGCGTCGCCCGCGTCCTGGCCCCCGCCCTCGCGACGCTCCTCGTCCTCGGCCTGGTGCTCACGGCGCCGGGCGACGCGGTCGCCGACTGGCTGCGCCAGCGCGTGCGCGAGGTCGTCGGGACCGAGAGGACGACGCCGCGGCCGACCCCGGCGGCCGGCGTGCCGGGGACGGGCCGGCTGCTCACCGCCTCGTGGCGCGGCTTCGGCGTGCTCGGGCGCGAGGGCCTGGAGGGGGGTGCCATCGGGCCGGTCGACGCGGCGGCCTGGTCGCCGCGCGGGCGCTTCGTCGTCGTCGTGCGCGGCGCCGCGCTCACGGCCTACGCGCCGCGCGCGCGGCCCGACGCGCGGTGGACGGTCGTGGCGCCACGGGTGGGGCGCCGGCGCCTGCGGGCCCCGGTGTGGTCGCCCAGCGGCTACCGCATCGCCTACCTCGCGCCGTCGACGAAGCGCGGCCGGATGGTGCTGCGCGTCGTGGCGGGCGACGGGACCGGCGACCACGCGGTGGCGGCGGCGGGCGTCGCCCGGCCCGCATGGGTCGTCGACCCGCGCGCGTCGGGCCGCCACCTGGTCGCCTACGCCGACGACCGGCGCCGCGTCGTGCTGCGCGACGCCGACACGATGGTCCCGGTGTGGCGCAGCCGGCCGGTGCCGGTCGGCCGGCCGTTGCGGATCGTCCCCTCGGCCGACGGGCGGCTGCTCGCCGCCCAGACGTCGGTGGGCACGACGCTCGTCGACGCCCGCAGCGGGGGGCTGCACGGCCACCTCGGGCCGTTCGCGCGCCGGACGCGCGAGGAGGGCCTTGCCGCCCGGCCGGGCGGTGGGTGGGCGGTCGTCCGCCGCGTGGCCGGCACGGCGGAGCGGCGGGTCGTCCGGGTGGACCGCCGCGGACGCTCGCGCCTGCTCGTCGCCGTCCCCGGTCCCGTGCGCGGGCTGGCGTGGTCGCCCGACGGCCGCTGGCTCGCGGTCGGCAGCGTGCGCGCCGACGCGCTGCTCTTCCTCCGTCCGGGCCCGGAGGGCCTGGCCGCCGCCCGGTCGCTCGACGGCGCCGCCGACCGCTACGGCGGCGGGCGGATGGCGCTCGAGGACCCCGCGCTCCCGGGCACCTCGGCCGGCCCCTTCCCGCGGGTGGAGGGCTGGTGCTGCGCGCGCTAG